A genome region from Chryseobacterium sp. G0186 includes the following:
- a CDS encoding helix-turn-helix domain-containing protein, with protein sequence MNDFLIGIGKRLKDIRKKNNLTINDLAFKANVSNGLVSRIENGRTIPSLPVLLDLIQSLEIDASYFFEGVEKKSNAKFIYVPKESQQVIEKEVEAEGFKYMHIFSKSLHSLGFEAVLLTLEPNSKREKVITDAWEFKYILKGEVKYIIDNEEIILKEGDSLYFNGKFPHVPVSISNESCVMLVLYFYTA encoded by the coding sequence ATGAATGATTTTTTAATAGGTATCGGAAAGAGATTAAAGGATATTAGAAAAAAGAATAATTTAACCATTAATGACCTGGCCTTCAAGGCCAATGTAAGCAACGGACTTGTTTCCCGGATAGAGAACGGAAGAACCATTCCTTCTCTTCCTGTATTACTTGATCTTATTCAATCTCTGGAAATTGATGCCAGCTATTTCTTTGAAGGCGTGGAAAAAAAATCCAATGCAAAGTTTATTTATGTTCCTAAGGAAAGCCAGCAGGTTATAGAAAAGGAAGTGGAAGCTGAAGGGTTTAAATACATGCACATCTTCAGCAAAAGTCTTCATTCGCTAGGATTTGAAGCAGTATTGCTTACCCTTGAACCCAATTCCAAAAGAGAAAAGGTAATCACGGATGCCTGGGAATTTAAATACATTCTTAAAGGTGAGGTAAAATACATCATTGATAATGAGGAAATTATATTAAAAGAGGGAGATTCTTTATATTTTAACGGAAAGTTTCCGCACGTTCCTGTGAGTATAAGCAATGAAAGCTGTGTAATGCTTGTCCTTTATTTCTATACTGCATAG
- a CDS encoding TonB-dependent receptor: MKTNLEKLLTLVFVCFIIFVSAQKQFIIGTVLDDSQPLPGATVKIKGLSKSLTTDIDGKFTVNDIKEGQYSLQISYIGYESSEVNVDLKPGETIDLGTIKLSQQRKNIDEVVVTGTLKNTEARALSIQKNAINITNVIASDGIGKLPDRNAAETVQRVQGVSIERDQGEGRFVSLRGLPPFWASTTINGNRLPTAEEETTSRATAFDFFPTELISYVHVNKSFTPDIESDGIGGGVNFITKTPPMKTEFKATLGSGYNAKADKGVYNLGLLYGGRTKDKKFGYLFNFAHFIRNWSTDNFEARRSGDEGVFRMELRDYNGVRKTTGINAAFEYVLSPKNTFYIKGMYGTLSDDETHYKHRIRFDKFSSANGTARVELQNIHNLLITELTSVSLGGIHRLGKGKIDWDLSYYDNQFKYGNIPDKQNNSYYVIKYTQSGVGINPEYISDRGNGPRAYWKADGGKLDYKNPDALFGFYSDPNFKMDASRMRFTDLEFYKVFVEEKDKIVAAFNHEINTSDKLTLKYGFKYRDKERNAKFSDIFYNWSNGTAPLLSDYSQYITTQPNGQKYLSEMNAHIGNSFGPVLSTSGMNQFWYQNQGNLKINTADSEALEYNKALGRNFDVFEKHADAYGMATYKLNDKIILLGGIRLSNTHTKVQGYNVADNILTPVEHTKNYLAVLPMLHLKYTLNDKTNFRFAATRTFSRPNFGDLTPGGTYSEADNEFKGGNPDLNPTYSLNFDLMGEYYFSNVGILSGGIFYKSITDPIFQDSFIGNYNGMNGVQFSAPNNGKAAWLGGIELGINKRFDFLPGFLQYFGAQVNATFMTSEMEKPSGRKVALPYQAKELYNVQLFFEKKGFNARLAYNYKGKYAVEYAEDDINDSYYGKYSNLDFGTSYQFTKFLTLYADVNNILNKPLIYHFGKNEDRPEQVEYYGVRFNLGIKLNF, translated from the coding sequence ATGAAAACAAATTTAGAGAAATTACTTACCCTTGTTTTTGTCTGTTTTATCATTTTTGTTTCAGCGCAAAAGCAATTCATTATAGGAACTGTTCTTGACGACAGCCAGCCGCTTCCGGGCGCAACAGTTAAAATAAAAGGTTTATCCAAAAGTCTAACCACAGATATTGACGGGAAATTTACAGTCAATGATATTAAGGAAGGACAATATAGCTTACAGATCAGCTATATCGGCTACGAATCCTCTGAGGTAAACGTTGATTTAAAACCCGGGGAAACCATAGATCTGGGAACAATAAAGCTATCACAACAAAGAAAAAATATTGATGAAGTTGTAGTAACCGGAACATTAAAAAATACCGAGGCAAGAGCCTTAAGCATACAGAAAAATGCTATTAATATTACCAATGTCATCGCATCAGACGGAATCGGAAAGCTTCCGGACAGAAATGCAGCAGAAACTGTACAACGTGTACAGGGTGTGTCCATCGAAAGAGACCAGGGAGAAGGAAGGTTTGTTTCATTAAGAGGACTTCCTCCGTTCTGGGCATCCACTACCATCAATGGAAACAGGCTGCCAACGGCCGAGGAGGAAACTACATCCAGAGCCACAGCTTTTGACTTCTTCCCCACTGAATTGATTTCCTATGTTCATGTCAATAAATCCTTTACCCCTGATATTGAATCAGATGGAATTGGAGGCGGTGTCAACTTTATTACCAAAACCCCACCGATGAAAACAGAGTTTAAAGCCACATTAGGAAGCGGTTACAATGCCAAAGCGGATAAAGGCGTTTATAATCTTGGATTATTGTATGGAGGAAGAACAAAGGATAAAAAATTCGGATACTTGTTTAATTTCGCTCACTTTATAAGAAACTGGTCTACTGATAACTTTGAAGCGAGAAGAAGTGGTGATGAAGGGGTCTTCAGAATGGAGCTTCGCGATTATAATGGAGTCAGAAAAACCACCGGGATCAATGCAGCCTTTGAATATGTACTGTCTCCGAAAAACACATTCTACATCAAGGGAATGTACGGAACTCTTTCTGATGATGAAACGCATTACAAACACAGAATCAGATTTGATAAGTTCAGTTCTGCCAACGGGACAGCAAGAGTGGAGCTTCAGAATATTCACAATTTACTGATTACAGAGCTTACTTCAGTTTCATTAGGAGGTATTCATCGTTTAGGTAAGGGAAAAATAGACTGGGATCTCTCCTACTATGACAACCAATTCAAGTATGGAAATATTCCTGACAAGCAAAATAATTCCTATTATGTAATCAAGTACACCCAATCGGGAGTCGGAATTAATCCTGAATATATTTCTGATCGCGGAAATGGCCCAAGAGCATATTGGAAAGCCGATGGTGGAAAGCTAGATTATAAAAATCCGGATGCTTTGTTTGGATTCTACAGTGATCCGAACTTTAAGATGGATGCTTCCAGAATGAGATTTACAGATCTGGAATTCTACAAAGTTTTTGTGGAGGAAAAAGATAAGATTGTGGCAGCATTTAACCACGAGATCAATACTTCTGATAAACTTACCTTAAAATATGGTTTTAAGTATAGAGACAAGGAAAGAAATGCAAAATTTTCTGATATATTCTATAACTGGAGCAATGGAACAGCCCCTCTTTTATCGGATTATTCTCAATACATCACCACCCAGCCGAACGGGCAAAAGTATTTAAGTGAAATGAACGCCCACATCGGGAATTCCTTTGGACCGGTACTTTCTACTTCCGGAATGAATCAGTTCTGGTATCAGAACCAGGGAAATCTAAAGATCAACACTGCTGATTCTGAAGCTCTGGAATACAATAAAGCCCTGGGAAGAAACTTCGATGTCTTTGAAAAACATGCTGACGCCTATGGAATGGCCACCTATAAACTGAATGATAAGATCATCCTTTTAGGGGGAATCAGATTATCCAATACCCATACAAAGGTGCAGGGTTATAATGTAGCAGACAATATTCTTACTCCGGTTGAACACACCAAAAATTATCTTGCTGTATTGCCTATGCTTCATTTAAAATATACCTTAAACGATAAAACGAACTTTCGTTTTGCTGCTACAAGAACTTTTTCAAGGCCAAATTTCGGAGACCTTACACCGGGAGGAACCTATAGTGAAGCGGATAATGAATTTAAGGGCGGTAACCCAGACCTTAATCCAACTTATTCTTTAAATTTTGACCTGATGGGAGAATATTACTTCTCGAATGTAGGGATCCTGAGCGGTGGTATTTTCTACAAATCCATTACAGATCCTATCTTCCAGGATTCATTCATTGGAAATTATAATGGAATGAATGGCGTACAGTTTTCTGCTCCCAATAACGGAAAAGCAGCATGGCTAGGAGGAATTGAATTGGGAATTAACAAAAGGTTTGACTTTTTACCAGGTTTCCTGCAATATTTCGGGGCTCAGGTGAACGCCACCTTTATGACTTCAGAAATGGAAAAACCAAGTGGAAGAAAAGTAGCTCTTCCCTATCAGGCTAAGGAACTCTATAATGTACAGCTATTCTTTGAGAAGAAAGGGTTCAATGCAAGACTTGCCTACAACTATAAAGGAAAATACGCCGTAGAGTATGCTGAGGATGACATTAATGATTCTTATTACGGAAAATACAGCAATCTGGACTTCGGAACCTCTTATCAGTTTACGAAATTCTTAACGCTATATGCTGATGTAAACAACATTCTGAACAAACCCCTGATCTATCATTTCGGTAAAAATGAAGACCGTCCTGAACAGGTGGAATACTATGGAGTACGATTCAATCTTGGAATAAAACTGAACTTCTAA
- a CDS encoding DUF5690 family protein, whose amino-acid sequence MARTIDKKTIVTLKAAFAAFGIYFCMYGFRKPFTVASFEGISYFGVDYKILIIIAQAIGYFISKFIGIKFISELKPQKRIGYLFTFIAIAELALLGFAVVPAPYNILFMFINGIPLGMIWGIVFSYIEGRKTTEIIGLFLCSSFVVSSGFTKSVGKFLMDTFSVSEFWMPFSAGLIFIIPLLIFGLLLEKIPQPTEEDILLKSKRKPLNGKERKKLIQQFFVPVVCIIFLYICLTVLRDFRDNFNREIWEGLHFTFDSSIFTLTEIPIAVMVLVILSFMVKVKNNKKAFAYYHYILFAGILIVGLSTYLFQNNGLSPFLWMTISGFGMYICYIPFNGIYFDRMIAAFNIKGNVGFLIYTVDSFGYLGSVLVLLYKNFGSAQTSWLHFYISLNYIITISVLILSVIAFLAFRKKSKPKSNSNQFRYFENLINYSKNDNKI is encoded by the coding sequence ATGGCCAGAACCATCGACAAAAAAACAATAGTAACCCTAAAGGCAGCTTTTGCCGCCTTTGGTATTTACTTCTGCATGTATGGGTTTAGAAAACCTTTTACAGTTGCATCTTTTGAGGGAATCTCCTATTTCGGCGTTGATTACAAAATATTAATCATTATTGCCCAGGCTATAGGGTATTTTATCTCTAAATTCATCGGGATCAAATTCATTTCCGAATTAAAGCCCCAGAAAAGAATTGGGTATTTATTTACGTTCATCGCAATCGCTGAGTTGGCATTATTAGGATTTGCAGTCGTTCCGGCTCCCTACAACATTCTGTTTATGTTCATCAACGGTATTCCACTGGGAATGATCTGGGGAATTGTCTTTTCTTATATTGAGGGCCGCAAAACAACAGAAATTATCGGGTTATTTTTATGCTCAAGCTTCGTTGTCTCTTCAGGATTTACCAAGTCCGTAGGAAAGTTTTTGATGGATACTTTTTCTGTTTCGGAATTTTGGATGCCTTTCTCTGCCGGATTGATCTTTATAATCCCGCTACTTATTTTTGGATTGCTTTTGGAAAAAATCCCGCAGCCTACGGAAGAAGATATTTTGCTTAAAAGTAAAAGAAAACCATTGAACGGAAAAGAAAGGAAAAAGCTTATTCAACAGTTTTTTGTTCCGGTGGTATGTATTATTTTCCTTTATATCTGCCTTACCGTTTTAAGAGACTTCAGAGATAATTTCAACAGGGAGATCTGGGAAGGGTTGCATTTTACTTTTGACAGTTCCATCTTCACTTTAACAGAGATTCCTATTGCAGTAATGGTATTGGTTATCCTTAGCTTTATGGTAAAGGTTAAAAACAATAAAAAAGCCTTTGCCTATTATCACTACATTCTTTTTGCAGGAATTCTGATCGTAGGTCTTTCTACTTACCTATTTCAAAACAACGGATTATCTCCTTTTCTATGGATGACAATTTCCGGTTTTGGAATGTACATCTGCTATATTCCTTTTAACGGAATTTACTTTGACAGAATGATTGCTGCCTTTAATATTAAAGGAAATGTAGGCTTTCTGATCTATACGGTAGACTCTTTTGGATATCTGGGGAGTGTTTTGGTTCTGCTGTATAAGAACTTCGGGTCAGCGCAGACTTCATGGCTTCATTTTTATATCAGCCTGAATTATATCATTACCATCTCTGTTTTAATTCTTTCGGTGATTGCTTTTTTGGCGTTCAGAAAAAAATCAAAACCAAAATCAAACTCTAATCAATTTCGATACTTCGAAAATCTTATAAATTATAGTAAAAATGACAACAAAATTTGA
- a CDS encoding TIGR03364 family FAD-dependent oxidoreductase gives MTTKFDLLIVGGGILGTFHAYHALKRNLKVAILERNSVPQGATVRNFGQVVPSGMDLKWQNFGKESLSIYHELHNQADLTIRKNGSVYIASNDEELQLIEELYEINRNSDYESVLLSRNDCIKKFDGLRSDYCKGGLFFPQEISVDSAEMIVKLHKLLQEKMGLHIFYNTTIAETHEDDQKCIATATDGVEFTASKIIICGGHEFKTLYPNVFNESDLEVSKLQMLQTKPQGIYSLQGNILTGLSIRRYESFGECPSFKKIKALEDPNSFEKKYGVHILFKQALDGSVILGDSHEYADAKNADDLGYDLNMEIDEFMIHEAKKIIDLPTYEIQRRWFGVYSQCKTKDIFEHNPSPNIHIVTGIGGKGMTGSGGFSKFNIEKIYA, from the coding sequence ATGACAACAAAATTTGATTTACTCATTGTGGGAGGTGGAATTCTTGGAACATTCCATGCTTACCATGCCCTGAAGAGAAATCTTAAGGTAGCGATACTGGAAAGAAATTCTGTACCTCAGGGGGCCACTGTAAGAAATTTCGGACAGGTAGTGCCCTCCGGAATGGATCTTAAATGGCAAAATTTTGGAAAAGAAAGCCTTAGCATATATCATGAACTTCATAATCAGGCAGACCTTACCATCAGAAAAAACGGATCTGTATACATTGCTTCCAATGACGAGGAGCTTCAGCTGATCGAAGAACTCTACGAAATCAACAGAAACAGTGATTATGAATCTGTTTTATTATCCAGAAATGACTGCATCAAGAAGTTTGATGGTCTCCGTTCAGATTATTGTAAAGGTGGATTATTTTTTCCACAGGAGATTTCTGTAGATTCTGCAGAGATGATTGTAAAACTTCACAAGCTTCTGCAGGAAAAAATGGGATTACACATCTTCTATAATACCACCATTGCTGAAACCCATGAAGATGACCAGAAATGTATCGCTACTGCAACAGATGGGGTTGAGTTTACCGCTTCAAAAATCATTATCTGTGGCGGTCATGAGTTCAAAACATTATACCCTAATGTATTCAATGAAAGTGATCTGGAGGTAAGTAAGCTTCAAATGCTTCAAACAAAACCACAGGGGATTTATTCTCTTCAGGGGAATATTCTGACCGGTCTTTCTATCAGAAGATATGAATCGTTTGGAGAGTGTCCGTCTTTTAAAAAGATCAAGGCTTTGGAAGACCCCAACTCGTTTGAAAAGAAATACGGTGTTCATATTTTATTCAAGCAGGCCCTTGACGGATCTGTAATTCTTGGAGACTCTCATGAATATGCTGATGCTAAAAATGCTGATGATCTTGGATATGATCTGAATATGGAAATCGACGAATTCATGATCCATGAGGCAAAAAAAATCATTGATTTACCTACCTACGAAATTCAGAGAAGATGGTTCGGGGTGTATTCCCAGTGCAAGACGAAAGACATCTTTGAACATAACCCTTCTCCGAATATTCATATTGTGACAGGGATCGGAGGAAAAGGTATGACAGGAAGCGGAGGCTTCTCCAAATTTAATATTGAAAAAATATACGCATAA
- a CDS encoding HAD-IA family hydrolase, whose protein sequence is MKNIELLVLDMAGTTIDEDNVVYKTLTNAVNDYGYEVSLSKVLSTCAGMEKLEAITSLLREIKGNEEDAHAIFENFSDQLKESYQNLEVRPINGTEGFLLTMKAQNKKIVLNTGYTSEIAHQLLNKLNWKENVHFDALITADDVSESRPSPEMIHLAMKKFNITEADRVLKAGDSVIDVEEGKNAGCGLTIAVLSGAQKRSELEKAGPDYILNTISEAEGIL, encoded by the coding sequence ATGAAAAATATAGAATTATTGGTTCTGGATATGGCCGGAACAACGATTGACGAGGATAATGTAGTATACAAAACCCTTACAAATGCCGTAAACGATTATGGGTATGAAGTAAGTTTAAGTAAGGTATTATCTACCTGTGCCGGAATGGAAAAACTGGAGGCGATTACAAGCCTGCTAAGGGAAATTAAAGGAAATGAAGAAGATGCTCATGCTATTTTTGAAAACTTTTCAGACCAGTTAAAGGAATCCTATCAGAACCTGGAAGTAAGACCCATCAACGGCACAGAAGGTTTTCTCCTTACCATGAAAGCTCAAAATAAAAAGATTGTATTAAATACAGGGTATACTTCTGAAATTGCCCATCAGCTTTTAAACAAACTAAACTGGAAAGAAAATGTTCATTTCGATGCTCTTATCACCGCTGATGATGTTTCGGAAAGCCGTCCAAGCCCGGAAATGATTCATCTTGCCATGAAAAAGTTCAATATTACGGAGGCGGATAGGGTTTTAAAGGCCGGAGATTCAGTAATTGATGTAGAAGAAGGCAAAAATGCAGGATGCGGACTAACCATTGCAGTTCTTTCCGGGGCACAAAAGAGGTCGGAACTGGAAAAAGCAGGCCCTGATTATATTTTAAATACGATTTCTGAGGCTGAAGGTATTCTTTAA
- a CDS encoding alkaline phosphatase family protein, with protein sequence MKTKLFSMAVVMSCFVGAQTKKVLFIGIDGCRADVMMSTSTPNIQNLINQSIYSLDGLCAATTWSGNGWSTMLTGVWHTKHNVQDNNFTNPNYANYPDFLTRAEAYNPNLRTISLAHWAPINDKIIKNADVKTNLATDLAVKNAAVSALQNDNPDILFVDFDDVDHAGHSYGFSSSVPQYVSSIQTTDSFIGEIVNAMKSRSTYQNEDWLVVLTTDHGAVESSHGGGNLSERNIFTVYSNPGFVPQQISKTVLESNKTFNQLNFPAGTYAKPTNQTPFNFGANQDFTIEFWVKPNAAYSSDPVMIGNKSWANGKNKGIIFSGYSGQTFKMNIGDGTNRIDLIGGKAETNKWKHIAASFDRDGLVTLYEDGVPVTFAKMNTIGNIDSGLPLTLNQDGTNTYNLNLAASYKDIRIWKSALPASVIANWAHQDITPSHPYYSQLLANWKCNETSGSSLTDASPNANNMTITGSPAYNANTTANFKIYDYSSTTRETDHFPTVLNWLCIPVPTSWGIDGVNRIPECSNGSLTTKEIKEKTDDFKIYPNPASSSISITYQSGDKTIKSEIIDAKGALVSTKSLQSSNGYFEEKINIENLPAGIYFIKLSGSKKSMTKAFIKK encoded by the coding sequence ATGAAAACAAAACTATTCTCAATGGCTGTTGTAATGAGCTGTTTCGTTGGAGCTCAAACCAAGAAAGTCCTTTTTATTGGTATTGACGGATGCCGTGCGGACGTTATGATGTCTACAAGCACTCCCAACATCCAAAACCTCATCAATCAGTCCATTTATTCTCTTGATGGCCTCTGTGCTGCCACCACCTGGAGCGGAAACGGCTGGAGTACGATGCTTACAGGGGTATGGCATACCAAGCATAATGTTCAGGACAATAATTTTACCAATCCTAATTATGCCAATTATCCGGATTTTCTGACAAGAGCAGAAGCCTATAATCCTAACCTCAGAACAATTTCTTTGGCCCATTGGGCGCCTATTAATGATAAAATTATAAAAAACGCTGATGTAAAGACCAATCTGGCAACAGATCTTGCCGTAAAAAACGCTGCTGTAAGTGCCTTACAGAATGATAATCCTGATATTCTCTTTGTAGACTTTGATGATGTAGACCATGCAGGGCATTCTTATGGGTTTTCGTCATCGGTTCCGCAGTATGTATCTTCTATTCAGACTACGGATTCTTTTATTGGCGAGATCGTAAATGCCATGAAGAGCAGATCAACCTATCAGAATGAGGATTGGCTGGTTGTCTTAACAACGGATCATGGAGCAGTTGAAAGTTCTCATGGTGGTGGAAATCTTTCTGAACGAAATATTTTCACGGTTTACTCCAATCCGGGATTTGTTCCTCAGCAGATCAGTAAAACAGTGTTAGAATCCAATAAAACCTTTAACCAATTAAACTTTCCTGCAGGAACGTATGCAAAGCCCACTAACCAGACTCCATTTAACTTTGGAGCCAACCAGGATTTTACTATTGAATTTTGGGTAAAACCAAATGCAGCCTACTCTAGCGACCCTGTAATGATAGGTAATAAAAGCTGGGCCAATGGAAAAAATAAAGGAATTATTTTCTCCGGGTACAGTGGACAAACTTTTAAAATGAATATTGGCGATGGCACCAACAGAATTGATCTGATAGGCGGGAAAGCGGAAACCAATAAATGGAAACATATTGCAGCCAGCTTTGACAGGGACGGGCTTGTTACTTTATACGAGGATGGGGTTCCTGTAACTTTTGCCAAGATGAATACCATCGGAAATATTGATTCCGGGCTTCCATTGACTTTAAACCAGGACGGAACGAATACCTACAATCTTAATCTCGCAGCCTCTTATAAAGACATCAGAATATGGAAATCAGCTCTTCCTGCTAGTGTAATTGCGAACTGGGCGCATCAGGATATAACACCTTCCCACCCTTATTATTCTCAATTGCTGGCTAACTGGAAATGTAATGAAACATCCGGAAGCAGCTTGACAGACGCCAGCCCGAATGCCAATAACATGACCATAACAGGATCTCCTGCCTATAATGCCAATACAACCGCCAATTTTAAGATATATGACTATAGCTCAACAACCAGAGAAACAGATCATTTCCCGACCGTTTTGAACTGGCTTTGTATTCCGGTACCCACTTCATGGGGAATTGATGGGGTAAACAGAATTCCTGAATGTTCCAACGGAAGTTTAACCACAAAAGAAATCAAGGAAAAAACGGATGATTTTAAGATTTATCCCAATCCCGCGTCTTCAAGCATAAGCATCACTTACCAATCTGGAGATAAGACAATTAAGTCTGAAATCATTGATGCTAAAGGAGCTCTTGTTTCTACAAAAAGTTTACAATCTTCCAACGGTTATTTTGAAGAGAAAATAAATATTGAAAATCTTCCGGCTGGTATCTATTTTATTAAGCTAAGCGGAAGCAAAAAGTCTATGACAAAGGCTTTTATAAAGAAATAA
- a CDS encoding GNAT family N-acetyltransferase encodes MNDINNEVQIIAYDPQYKEAFKILNEEWIKTFFVMETSDYKLLDHPEEQIINKGGHIAFALLNGEAVGTCALVKAKDEPLTFELSKMAVSPKAQGKKIGYLLGNALVEKAKELKAESIFLETNSILVPAIKLYEKLGFQHMPVTNAGYDRVDVQMKLDLS; translated from the coding sequence ATGAACGATATCAATAATGAAGTACAAATTATAGCGTATGACCCTCAGTATAAAGAGGCTTTTAAAATATTAAATGAAGAATGGATCAAGACCTTCTTTGTCATGGAAACCAGTGATTATAAGCTGCTGGATCATCCTGAAGAACAAATTATAAATAAAGGCGGACACATTGCGTTTGCTTTACTGAATGGGGAAGCAGTGGGAACATGCGCCTTGGTAAAAGCTAAAGATGAACCCCTTACATTTGAGTTATCGAAGATGGCGGTAAGTCCTAAGGCACAGGGAAAGAAAATTGGATATCTGCTGGGAAATGCCTTGGTAGAGAAAGCCAAGGAATTAAAAGCAGAAAGTATATTTCTGGAGACCAATTCCATTTTGGTTCCTGCCATCAAACTGTATGAGAAATTAGGATTTCAGCATATGCCTGTAACCAATGCCGGATATGACCGTGTAGATGTACAAATGAAATTAGATCTTAGCTAA
- a CDS encoding PLP-dependent aminotransferase family protein: MPKDVLYLKIANSVTEQIKSETLQFGDRLPSLRSAQKLYNVSLNTVKQAYMELESRSLVESRPKYGYYVSQTSQRKLALPSVAKMKIYGVENSPEDLIGKVFGTIAGTDVTQFALGIPGKSLLPVAKMKKCMIDVIKRKSDSGTNYEPVQGSEQLRREIAKWSIVMEGKIKEDDIVITSGAMNGVYNCLMAVTQPGDCVAVESPVYFGILQAIQLLGLKAVEIPTHPITGVDLDALKKVLPKLSACCFVVNYNNPLGFQMPDENKKELVRMLTEYNVPLVEDDVYGNIYFGAGRPKPCKFYDEAGIVMWVGSVSKTLAPGYRVGWVAPGKFKEKIIRQKLVQTVSSPSLFSDVIADFLEHGRYDHHLRMFRKKLYANYLQIQKSVTLYFPDNTKISEPKGGFMLWLELDKRICTEDLYDEACSQKVNFAPGRMFSQYNQYQNCMRLNYALEWTDRVESDLEKLGKMIKNRI; encoded by the coding sequence ATGCCCAAGGATGTTCTTTATCTTAAAATAGCCAACTCTGTCACCGAGCAGATCAAAAGCGAAACGCTGCAGTTTGGCGACAGGTTGCCCTCATTGAGGAGTGCCCAAAAGTTATATAATGTAAGTTTAAATACTGTAAAACAGGCTTATATGGAACTGGAAAGCCGTTCCCTGGTTGAGTCACGTCCAAAATATGGCTATTATGTAAGCCAGACTTCTCAACGTAAGCTGGCATTGCCTTCTGTGGCTAAAATGAAGATTTATGGGGTAGAAAACTCCCCGGAAGATCTTATTGGTAAAGTATTCGGAACGATCGCAGGTACAGATGTTACCCAGTTTGCATTGGGTATTCCTGGGAAAAGTCTTCTTCCGGTCGCCAAGATGAAGAAATGCATGATTGATGTTATAAAGCGTAAAAGCGATAGTGGGACCAATTATGAACCTGTACAGGGGAGTGAGCAGCTTCGTAGAGAGATTGCAAAATGGTCAATTGTAATGGAAGGGAAAATAAAAGAAGATGACATTGTAATTACTTCGGGAGCGATGAATGGGGTATACAATTGTCTGATGGCTGTTACCCAACCGGGAGATTGTGTAGCCGTTGAAAGTCCTGTCTATTTTGGAATACTTCAGGCTATTCAGCTACTGGGATTAAAAGCGGTAGAGATTCCTACCCATCCCATTACAGGGGTGGATCTTGATGCCTTAAAAAAAGTGCTTCCAAAGCTTTCTGCTTGCTGTTTTGTTGTTAATTATAATAATCCGTTGGGCTTTCAGATGCCTGATGAGAACAAGAAAGAACTGGTAAGAATGCTTACTGAATATAATGTTCCCTTAGTAGAAGATGATGTATATGGAAATATCTATTTTGGAGCTGGAAGGCCAAAGCCATGCAAATTTTATGATGAAGCCGGTATTGTTATGTGGGTGGGTTCTGTGTCTAAAACATTAGCCCCCGGATATCGGGTAGGTTGGGTAGCCCCCGGGAAATTCAAGGAAAAAATTATCCGCCAGAAGCTGGTGCAAACAGTTTCCAGCCCATCCTTATTTTCAGATGTGATTGCGGATTTTCTGGAACATGGTCGCTATGATCATCATTTAAGAATGTTCCGGAAAAAGCTATATGCCAACTATCTTCAAATACAGAAATCGGTTACCCTGTATTTTCCTGACAATACTAAGATTTCCGAACCAAAAGGTGGTTTTATGCTCTGGCTGGAACTGGATAAAAGAATTTGTACAGAAGACCTTTACGATGAAGCATGCAGCCAAAAAGTAAACTTTGCCCCCGGAAGAATGTTTTCACAATATAATCAGTATCAAAACTGTATGCGATTAAATTATGCCCTGGAATGGACGGACCGAGTAGAAAGCGATCTAGAAAAACTGGGAAAAATGATAAAAAACAGAATATAA